The genomic segment GCTCCATTATATCTGATTAATTAGAAAACTTGATTTCAACATTCTTTGTGTCCATGATGATGCAGAGGCCAATATGTTATTCTTAGAATCTCCAGTTGGAGTTGGGTTTTCATATTCAAACACTACTAGTGATTATAATATTCTGGGAGATGAATTTACTGGTGAGTTTCATGCTGACTCTTCTGTAGAAATTGTGTTATTATGAGTGCTTTTTGGACCATTTTGATTTTGGTACCAACAGAAAATCTTGAGTTTTTTCCTACCTCTTTGCCAGCAAATGATGCCTATGCTTTCCTGCATAAGTGGTTTCTCCTGTTTCCATCATATAGATCGCGGGCGTTTTATATTGCAGGAGAGAGCTATGCAGGTATTTCACCTTGGCAATAATTTCCCGACTCGTTCTGATTAAACTCTAACCACACTGATGTTACTTTTTAACATGTATTAACAGGAAAATATGTTCCTGAGCTTGCTGAGCTTATAAATGACAAGAATAATGACACTTCCCTTTACATCGACCTCAATGGTATTCTGGTATGATCTTGTAACAAAATCTTTATACATAACTTTCCTGCTTTTTGATAGTATTTGCTTAAGAACTCAGTGCTTTTTATATATGGGCGTTACAGTTGGGTAATCCTGAAACAAGTGACGCTGAAGACTGGAGAGGTATGGTGGACTATGCTTGGAGCCATGCTGTCATATCAGATGAAACTCATAAGATAATCAGACAAAGCTGCAACTTTGACAGTAATGACACATGGAGTAACGATGATTGTACTGAGGCTGTTGATGAATTACTCAAACAGTACAAGGAAATAGATATTTACAGCCTCTACACCTCAGTTTGCATAGGTGATTCAGCAAGTTCAGATGATAAATTTACACAGATCATGTTTAGGCGCTCATCCAAGATGGTAAATGATTTCAAATTTGCTGAATCCTGTTGGTATTAATCATTTCAGTGAAGTGGGAATATGGcctttttgaattttcaaaatggACTTATTtagttgtttaattgtttttgcttgaGTATTCTGATGATGAAATTCTTCTACTGTAGATTAGTCACTATTTAATCTTCACTTTTTGATGAACTTTTGAAGTTCATGGGTATTGATACTTACTTATTTTTGAAGCAAAGTGTAAAGTGACGACCTAactgtcaaattatatttatcaGATGCCAAGGATTATGGGTGGTTATGATCCATGCCTTGATGAATATGCAAAAGCTTTCTACAACAGACCAGATGTTCAAAAGGCTCTCCATGTCAGTGATGGTCAACATCTCAAGAACTGGAGCATCTGCAAGTAAATGCAAACTCTCTCTATATTCTTCTCTATAATACCTATAACAACTTTTATTATGTTTGTCCATGTTTTAAGTTTCATTGACACAAGGGAATTTCAATGGCTGCAAATTGAAATTCCAGTTAATCTTGTGAAATCCATGAGACATATATGAGTTTTTctcaaaactgaaaaatatttgtgcTAATTTCTGGATTCAGCACTAAGATATTTGTTGAATGGTTGGAATCGAGGCCATCAGTTCTTCCTATATACAAGAAGCTGATTACAGCAGGACTTAGAATATGGGTTTACAGGTTTGTATCCCTGCACTGTGGAGACAGTAATCAATGATTCAATGAAATATTCTTCATCACCCTCACAATATCCTTTTTGGATGGTTCAGTGGTGATACAGATGGAAGAGTTCCTGTACTATCTACAAGATACAGCTTAAGTTCTCTGGGCCTGCCAATCACCAAGGCATGGAGACCCTGGTACCACCAGAAGGAGGTATTTACTATCTACAAACATGCAAAAACCTGAACTAAACTAAATCAAACCTTATTCAGTTATTCCTGAAGTAGACCAATCACTCAAtctatatttttcaagaaaagaatTATTGACAGTATCATCTAGGTATCACTAACAAAGGGGAATAATTCTTTGGATATTCAGGTCAGTGGTTGGTTCCAAGAATACGAGGGGCTAACATTTGCTACATTTAGAGGAGCTGGACATGCTGTGCCACTCTTCAAACCAAGCAACTCACTTGCATATTTCTCAGCCTTTCTTCTAGGAGAATCCCTGCCTTCTGTGAGATAAATCAGCAGTGTCAAGAACCAGCCATCTTGTTCCTCAAAGTTTTTTCTCATCATACTATATTAGATTgtcaatatacatatataaataagagAGCAAGATGCCTGTCAGCAAGTGTTTTGGGAAAACTAGACATAGAACATAATCTGACTCTTTCCTCTTTGGTTCCATTTTGTGGATGGTGGAGCCGTGGATTGAGGAGATTAATTTTGAGAATGTTTTCTCTTTGTGAAAAGAATAAACTCGTCGTACACAACACTTCAAATGGTAATCCAATTTTCaaccacataattttttttttcctgttaagcataaaaaacaattaaaaaaaatcaaataattaataaataattcatatttgaACAAGCACCGTCCAATTACTAACTAATTAAACTAGAACTCTAGTTTAAGTAATGAATGTcggtaaaacaaattaaaaatggcATGAAGAACTAAAGAGATATAGTACGATAAAGAGAGACAGGAAGTGAGAGAACAAGAGATActagaaagagaaagaggaagaatttgtgttttaagtgtgttAGTGAAAGATTGAGATTTTGAAGGACAAAGACAGAGATGAAATACGGACAACGACGTGGAGTTTTGAAGGTGACGTTCTTTGACAAACACATTCGAGATCAAGATTCCTTCAAAAGTCAGgaaggtttttttcttcatctcttTTATGGAAGTTTTTCATGGAGAATGAGATCAGTGATCCAAGTGGCGTTTTTTCTTGACATTGGGTTTGGAAAAATTCTGAAAGAAgacattgatatcattaacatgCGAGATCGACAAGTTTACTTGTCTCCCAAATGCTTGCTTATTTTTCATATGGAGGTTAAATTTGTTAGAAATCCTAAACTGGAATATAACATTGGTAATATAAGTgagtttttaatgaaaattccTCCATCATTAAGCTATAAGATAATCAAGGAATTAAGAGGTTGGCGCGGAGAAACTTGTCAAGATTGACTATAAGATTTTATCTCAAGGTGACGACATGGAAAATTAGATGAGGTGTTTAAGTGACGATACATCTTGCATTGCACATAAAAATGTGAGTCTGCACAAGGTAATATACAGTAGTATTTACAAAGTGGCCTTGATATTACTAGGGTCTAGTTGAGTGGTGGTGAAAGAAacaaaggagaagagaaagacagTTAGAACTGTGTTACTTATTTTTGGACCCCACATGCTAGAGACAATGTATGCCTCTTTCGAACCAAGTACAAGAGTGTAGCTTATATTTGctggaaaattgacaaaagtagagaaataaatttttttttcgaaaccctgtttgagctgttttctactctctttatccttctccTTTGTttccaaaatcatcaggttttcttagacTGACTAGGGGTCTTCATGATGCTAAATTCGTTCCTTCGTTATCTTGtttttaaggttggataaatcccttaaattttgcacaaaaaaaaacccgattCTGCTGCTATcgtaattttttgttccaaattaggctctgattctgacttggtttcgtacgatatctgaccatcctagctatattttgtcactcatgacatgttgaaaaattgacctacacTTTTATTGGGTCCTAGGAATCCTTGATCTTAGGGTAGACTCttagtcagatttggatgctcggcattgtcaaatcaagaacctttttgaccaacgagattactgccagattctgttctttaaaacgattttatctcaattcgactcctcatcaaagttgtagtcctagacgcgtagataaatttgggcttttgaatctcTTGATTTTGATACCAGAAGCTtaagatattcccgtttgaatatctagtgtgaaagcagagATTCCTGCTGTAAGAAGGATTTTTTGCCCAAGTTTGCGGGACTGATTCGAATGATgttttttggaccaaggactgaatcgaaaagtgctaaaatgagggattgatttgaagaaggatattgaaagctggagaggggggctggatcatcataaatgacatgATTTTTACCACAACGAATAAGGAAAACAAGACTTTGCAGCTGCACCCTCCAtctaatttctttccttttttctctgcaaattcatgttgtttttcctttatcatcatgCTTGATTTTTAGAGCTGAAGACCACATTTTTgttgcctcatttcaaagggagcagctggcccaatgaaaggaaagaaaagagccacaccctcctctaaaactagaaagaaatcagacgtaaagcaccaacacaaaatcagaatattgtAGTTTCTTTTTTGcgtttttttactgcaaattaGTAAGGATTTGCGTCCTAGgattaatgcattgaatccttcctaaatagagacatatttagactatatataagcccTTCTAATGACCTAACGGGGGtaagaaaaaagagagcaagaaaaaaaaccagagagaaagaaagaaaaaacagtaaAGAGAGAGACAAGAAAAACGTAAGATAggcagagtaaaaaaaatacagtaaatAAAGGGAGTTTTCTTTCTTGCATTCTAGTGTTATTGTGAGGaaaggggagagaaaaagacaAGACGGAGAGGGAGCTTTGCTGCTAAACCTTGACAGCAAcgtttgctttgttttatttcatcttttgcagaaaagaaaacaatgagaCTTGTAGGTAAGTCTTAGCTTTCTCCTCCTTTGCTGCCTTAAATCTGTTGTACCTGTTTTGTCTTTGCTCTGCACATTCGTTTTCAATTTTAGACTACAATGAACACTTGCCTTTTGTTGTTCCTGACGTTTTAAAAAcctgtttcttctttcttttcttttcttttctttctttcgttGGTTCATAAGGAACCATAGGAGGGGGGCTGTTGTTTCTTCATCATCAGCTCCCTTTtctgtttgttctttttttttctgcttcttGAGAGATTAGCCAgccatggttttgttttttcctataTACATGAATAgagcatgcttttttttttctttctttcttgctgtCTGCGTGGGGGAGTTAAAGCAGGTTTTAGTTTTGTCAAAGAAAGGGGTTTGTGGGTATGAACACTATCACTAAAATGGGTTTATGGGGATGAACACTGTCACTAAATTCTGTTTTATTTCTCTCcagttctgattttttttagttgctttaagctttcttgtaaattttagaatatatgTGACGATTTGTTACCTTTTATTGCGATTCTTGTATTTAATTGCGAtgcttgtggtttttttttttaaaaatattttcttgtgtgttgcatacggccaataccctaacatgttttgaatgctcttttttttatatacaaaaaatattggaagttttgaaaatgtgttttcgcatggatttcttaaacacaacaaaaattattttcttgcattcctggattttacaacatgtttgtaaaactccaaagggtattggtcaatattcaaaaaaatataaaaatcttattttggggggaattcatctattattcaccgctaatgtttggataaagaaatctttaaaggacgaatatccaaaatattattgggaataatttgttattattcactgttaatatttggataaagaaacccggagtggtaaatatccaaaataattttctaggaataataaatccgcacacattcttgaaagaaaccttgattataatcgaggacatttcaattttttactccacgtttacgagccgtgagagtataaaacactaagacaaaaaaaataggtttttaaagcaccctagatttctaaatttttgtccctccttcttgcgatttacgagttgcaaactcttgaaataccaagggaaaaatgagcttgtaaagcacatggaatctccttggatttctatcttaataaatttagttagaaTCAAACCgagaaaaactgatgggattagaaaacatcaacaccatagcaattataagacaaaccaaacaccaagtagcttaccttaggtagggcgtactaggggtgctaacactttccctttacgcaaccagtcccttgcctcagaatctctgaaagactagttaggttttctagtgaccataatactaggtggcgactcccttttacacaaaaaaaacaaaaagaccccTAAATCAATCGAGGGTCGCtgcgacgccgcgctccgctcgcgagggtgtTACAAGAACattataaatttgtttgatGGACGTGGAAAATGATGATGTAGACTAGGGTAATGTTAAGTTGGATGAGGGAAACCTTCATCCTCGTATATATGAATAATCTTAATGTCTAAGGATAATGTTGATGTGGATGGTTAAGATGGTAGAAATGGAAATATGAGGAGATGTGGGGTAATTTTAGGAAAAGTAGGAACCTAGTAAGTATGAATGTGTGATATTAAAACTAGGTTTCTATAAATGGCAGAAATATGATTGGACGTCGTTCTTGTGTTAATAAAGTTGAAGTCGTCGAGAAAAACGAGAGTGCGagtaaacttttttttgtttttttaaaaattaatttttttgaaataaatattaaagccAATACAGTCTTTTCACCATGATACAATTATCCTTTTCAAATTATACAGAGATaaattagtctttttattttttttatatataataaaattacatggttgcccctcaaataaaaaaataacttacgaaacattttagtcttttcattttttaaaaaaatatttgaatgatTTTATTACATCTAAAGAAAAATTCCTCTAAACTCTCTTCCAGTGACTCTTTAGTTATTTtaccatggttttttttttgttaatattaagaaGACTCAAATGtacttttgtatttattaaatattattaaaaaaaattgatgatgcaTGGTGATAGGTGGACAACCTCTATGTCTTTTGTGCAACGTGTGCGAGGTTGTTCGGTCACTAAACACTGCCTTTCACAGCAGCGTTTGAAAGGTCTTAGCACCTTCCACAACAGCGTTTGAAAGGTCTCAGCGTCCCTTCTGTTATGGGACGATGTGTGCACCAAACTCACCCTCTCTTCACTTCAAATTCTATGTCAGACCCTTAAAAATGTCAAACTAAccctttcaaatttttttccttaacaatTGGTACATGTCCTttctattactatttattttattttgaataatctataaaattagtatttcttttcaaattcacccctctttcattttttatctttcaaatttggttgttatttttttattgttatttgttttgtttgataacatttttcaaattgttttttttttaatttcctcattcttaagtttatttttttttatcaaattcgatcctcattcttttaattgccattttttttttactttagtaattattttttcaattcccccccttccatttttttaacttttaaatttgatctcaattttttttattgttatttttttttgtttgggatcattttttcaattttttttcttacaatttcatccctcttaactttatttttcctataaaatttaatcttcattcttttgattgatagttttttttattttggtaatttttttaaattgatattttttttcaattttatttttcaacattaaattagttgggaattaaacttcttgattggGCTTGGGTCTAGGATTGCATGAATTGTAAATTTTAGATATTAGCCTAAGTTTAGaaggtttgcttggtttttttttccctttcttttaactcatgttttttagtttcattatttgatatttatttaattgcagACTAGGATCtatcatttttattcattttttgtagaacattttacttattttttaaaagacctGGGTTATCCGgggtcttttttatttgttgttctttgttgggtttttttgggataattttttaaattatttttttattttatcctttaatatttagaatgatgtttttgaataatttataaaattagaatttttttttcaagttcatccccttttaatttttaatttttcgtATTTGGTttccattattttaattgctatttgttttatttaaaataatttttaaatatttttttaattttatccttatttttttaacaaatttaattttcattcttttgattgctattttttttttactctggattttttaaaaacattgttattgtttttttggttttatcctcaactttaaattgttatttcatcatcaatattaaattggttgagaattgagcttttcTAACGAGTCTGGGTCTAAGATTCCAATGGTTTCAAGTTTTTaaggttaacccaagtttagaAGGTTCGCTTGggtttacttgattttttttttcaatttcatattttaatatttattcaattagagTTTGGgctctgttatttttatttatttacttgctATATTTattagtgattttaaaaataacttgggttatcttgggtttttttatttttttattctttgcgGAATTTTCTTTggcttatttttctaaattgatattttatttttgattgcatcctttaatattaaattggttgagaattgagcttctttaTTCAGCCTAGGTATAAGATTTCATAGGTTGCGAGTTTGAGACATTAGTCTAGGTTTAGAAGATTCTCCCGAGTttgcttgatttgtttttcctttttctaagctcatttttttttttaagtttcaccATTTAGCACCTATATTATTAGCTATTAtactacattttttttatttgcattctataggattttttgtgaatttcattttttatttttcttttttggttgaatttactttaataaattttcccaattaatatgttttttaattttattcttcaacattatatatattgggaattaattttcttttttagtttcatccttcaaagttgaggttttattttatatttggttttatgATTTCTAAAGTTTTCTCTATATTCGTTTATCCTAATTCCATCACTTTAGACCACAAGTTTGACAGGTTGGCTTAGTTATTTTTacgattgtttttttattataaaaaaataacatcttttgTGTCTTTTCCTTCTACATTAAGTTTATtttagaattgagtttcatattgttttccatttttccttctattttagtCATTTCATTCACATTATTCACATTTATAGAGTTTAGTTGGCTCACTTggtttgctttgtgtttttttagttttttttttattgatcttcTTTTAAATCTCATCACTTTACGTTGAATTTGTTTGGAAttgaacttttgtttttgtgtttactttctattagtttatcttaatttcatgttctgatttttatatttaacatgCTCACTCAAGTTTGctcaagtcaatttttttttattttacttttttatattagattggCTTGAATTAtcgatcatttttttcatttctttaaccATTGTTTTTGCTGGttaccaagattttttttttgtttgagttgGTCCATTTCCTGTCATTAtctgttattttattatcaaattaattatactaGCATTTGTTGCTCAGTCGAATCTATTCCTCaagtcatctttttttttttttttactttttttaaacatgCTTGTGTGGTATTGACGCCTTTTTATACTGATAATATATTGCACCCTAAGAGAAGGCAGGAGAGTCTTAGAAAACCTACTCTATGCCAGCCCACACCCATAGAGGCAGCTTTTGGGCTTGGATTACTAAAATCATACATGGAATTACCTAAATCCAAACCTCAAGCTACCACTCCATAAACTCACAAAATGTAGGAGAGCCATTGGTAATTATAATCCattctttataaaatatttgctTAATTTTCCATCCAAAATATGCACGAAATTCTTTTATAAATGAAGGGGTGCTATAGTGACTGACAATTACCTATCAACCCGTATGTGTTATGCACGTACCAACACCACTCACACGAGTGCATTATTGGATTCATAATTGTTCATCACTTTTGAATGACAATACCATTTCCCTTGAAAATCCCTAATTATTGTGAAGAGATCGAActgatttgtttaaaaaaatatttttaagaaaacatcaAGAATAGCGACAACGAAAATAATGGTAATTCAACTGAATTTTTTGACCATTTATTTcgtgatgttttgtttttgaacaaaaaataattcaattcacGAATCATTActcattataaaattgaatttctatAATTAATCTATGTGATTAAGGTGTCAATCCAAACAATTGCTTCTATTAAGATTTAAGATTAATGTATATAAGTTGttctaaaaatactataattaattaattaataagttgTTATTGAATTtggatttatcaaaaaaaaaacaattaagtctTGTGGTGTAcggtttattttcatttttatatattaattttatttagtccATGTATGATTggattatcaattttttttaggtttgtcaAGTGTATTAGAATCTTCATTAGTTCATTGAACCTAAATAGCTCCACtactatattaaatttgataattaattttaaatatcaaccAAAAAATGTAAGTCTTGTGGTGGACGGTCTATTCTCaactttatatattatttatctattGTCTATTTATTTCATATGGGATTGATAATCCTCACACTCATCATCACTTGCAATCTAAGATTTAAGTCTTGTGGTGAGTTTAGATTCCATCCAAAAAAACTTAAGTACTAAGGTGGGTGATCCATTCTCATCTTTATGTATTACTcacgatttatttatttattatatactcAATTGGAGGTTTTAAAACCCTCTTTCTTCACTTACAATTTTCTCTTTTTGGATTTATCAAGTAGATTGGCTCTAAAATCTTCATTGGATCGTTGAGCCTTGATAGCTTTGcaattatattaaattcaacagttgagtttgaatttttatctatctaaaatatttaagtattaTGATGAATGATCCATTATATATTATTCTTCTATTATTTACTTATTCTATATGGTATTGATGGttataataattacaaaacacAAGAACAATTCATGTAATTTACCCTCTCGATCCATCtcctaaatttttttgtattgtttcttcCAGTACAACTTGATTCATGATTTTATAGGAATTTttactaaattattttaatctttttttcttcttcccttacttttctctcttctcactTTGATCATCGCGTTGATCCTAGCAAAATTCCAGAGTtattctttgatgttttgagattttaatttcagtttttattctttttatttttaatttttgttattgacctttatttttaatttttgttattggtccttttgtaaaattttgatttgttttcgaTTACATCCTTCAATTCCAAtttgtgatatatatttttttttaacgtggtcttcattcttttgattgttttctttttatttttcttttcaatttttccctttaataaaaaacattgtttttattttttatttcaatttcaatcctcattattttaattgatatttttttgaatccttttgtatgattgaaattattttttccaattttatccttcaacatttgattagttGAGAATTTGGCTTTTGGTTTTCTAGATAAGGCGTTTTCAGTTTAATAACTCAAGTCgtgaatttgaaaagttaacccaagttgatatttttttatgtattttcttttcaactttcATCATTCgacaatgatgttttttttttaaatagtcttttatattttctttattttttttctatcgggTTATCTTTATCTCATGACCTATGTCATAGATTTAGCGGGTTAACTTGGGTTAGCTTGACCCTTATTATTCGGGTTACATGTTTTTTATGCTAACCTAGTTGAATCGGgcctttttctgtttttttatccaattttatctttctgtATTTAATAGAATGAGAATAGAGATACATCATTTTGCTccttttgaaattaatattttttctcaagttattaatcactttttttttaaatttatccatatgcttttgttgaatatttttttatagtctcaCCACTTTTTCTTCCTACTTTAAAATGTGTTTGTTGCatctaaatattaatttttacaaaaaagtaaaattcaagCCCACAACATATCAAGGATCCATAACTAGTTTCTAGTAATATAACTAGGTTCATGATTTTATTGGAATTTTCATTTccataaaaggaaaaagaatttGTAAGAGTTTTTCAGGGGTGAGAATCCTTGGCgatgattttgtttgtttttgcggcAGAAAagtcatatttaaaaaaattaaaatttatatttttgttgttttttttagtattttagaattgttttaaagTGTTGatgtctaaaataaattttaaaaataaaaaatattattttaataaatttttaaataaaaattacttaaaaaataaccatagaaCAATGACAAACACGCATCATACAAGATTACGGATGGATTTCAATTTGTCTTGTTATGAATTTCCAAATTCCAATATAAGCACACTATTGATAGGCATCCTTGGAAAGTTATTTTGTTCTCTTCACCCAAAAGAGAAACTGATTAGCGGGCTTCATTAATATGCTCTATCAAGATGTGATTCGCCCATTGTCGGTGGGATAATGGTTCCCAAATCAATCCCTACACACACCATTAGTTTCTTACATAGCTACCTTTTCTTCTAGTCATAATACGCAGATTGGTTACAAAATATCGTTTCAATGTAAGGTCTTGTCATGTCTAGACAGATCATGTTGATAAGTGAGAACCCCAACTATTTATGATCCTAAGATTTATAGTCAAAAGGGATTTTCTACCATGAAGtcgattaaaattaattaatgagttATTCCAACTCACTTGTGCTTTACCTCCTCCTTATAACAAAGGAAAATGAAGTAATGAGTTAATTATTCCAACTCagtaatgagtttttttcttcttcgatGATTTCAAATCAtcttgactttatttttttaacacaaacacctgatttatttttccataaaaaagaaaattaaaggtgTCCTCTATAAACATAGAGTGATGACAAAAAACTTGAGATCTGGACAGCAGATCTCGAATTTGAGTCAGAGCGTGCATTTCTTGTAAAAGTCTGGAACAGTCAAAGTTTTACTTGCTCATCTAAATCTATGAAGTGCACTTTTTAAAATGTAAGGTTTcctcaaacccaaaaaaataaaattaaattaaaggcgTGAATATATAAGCTCTAAATGCTTTACTAGATTTGAAACCTTGGTGCTTCGTTTCAATTATTGGTCGACACGAGAAgctttgatttgaaaaacaatcctTAAATGCGACAACTAGGTATAGTAGTGAGCCAACGTCACAACGAGACAACAGAGAGCATGCATGCCACAGAATTTCATTTTGTAATAATTTCCATCATATTCACCATGATGACATTTGAATCCCATGATTAATATTGTAATGAGCAGATGATTACGACATGAAATAATCAGGTGTCATTAGTGGAAAATATTGCCCCAGATGATTATATTTCGTGTGCCTGGCCCATGAAATATCAGTATCATATTAGttttgtttagtatttttttcatgatttaaaaGGTGGACAGTGATGGATGTTCTGCCAATCCTCCTGTTTATGCAATCAAACTAATGGTGTCATTTTCTTTAAGATTCAATGAAatgatttcctttttttaaaaaaagaaaaaattactttctaTTCGATGTCAAAGGCTAGCTGTTCCAATTGTgtgattgaaattatattagttATGT from the Populus nigra chromosome 9, ddPopNigr1.1, whole genome shotgun sequence genome contains:
- the LOC133702701 gene encoding serine carboxypeptidase-like 31 → MDLVPKVTSFLTLVFIALSSLEPVVCIRHWQLSAQPLVDEHLVTNLPGQPDVNFKHYAGYLTVNEQNGRALFYWFYEATTQPDKKPLVLWLNGGPGCSSVGYGATQEIGPFIVDTNGHGLKYNPYSWNSEANMLFLESPVGVGFSYSNTTSDYNILGDEFTANDAYAFLHKWFLLFPSYRSRAFYIAGESYAGKYVPELAELINDKNNDTSLYIDLNGILLGNPETSDAEDWRGMVDYAWSHAVISDETHKIIRQSCNFDSNDTWSNDDCTEAVDELLKQYKEIDIYSLYTSMPRIMGGYDPCLDEYAKAFYNRPDVQKALHVSDGQHLKNWSICNTKIFVEWLESRPSVLPIYKKLITAGLRIWVYSGDTDGRVPVLSTRYSLSSLGLPITKAWRPWYHQKEVSGWFQEYEGLTFATFRGAGHAVPLFKPSNSLAYFSAFLLGESLPSVR